ACGGTTTATATTCAACGTGATCCATCTCAAAAGGCAAGAGGAGGAGCAAGAGAGTGCAAGGATGAGGAATGAAGAAACCACCAAATCCACGGGACATGTTCAGGTCACCCTGGTGGATGGCACTACTAAACTGCATGAGACAATCAATAGCAGCAGTAACAAGGTAAGAAAcagagacatttcactctggTACTGTAAAAGTCTGTACCACATCATGGGCTTAAAGAGTGTCTCTAATGCAGAATCAAAACCTAGTGGGTAACACTTGCCATTATTTGCCCCTCCATAATCTTTAATCCTCTGTGAGTCTTGTTTGGATCCAGTGGACTGTCAGCAGAGATCGATGAAGTTTAATGGCAGAGGCAGACGGTTGACAGTGCAGCAGTAGAGTCAACCCAGCAAGTGATATACCCAGCGAGTGTCCATGTTTAAAGAGTCATATAGTCTCATATAAATCCTGCAAGGGTAGAGCCAACGATTAGATcgtgttttttttaagctggCCACCACGTTCGCCACCAAAAACAGCGCTGCCATTTGGATCATCCTTTTCTGAATACCATACCGTACCTGCAGCTAAGTAAGCTAACCAACATTTGATGCATTGCGCAGGAATTACATTCAACAAGTTTAAGCTGAGCCCAAGTTTTTGCACATGCACGATCTTGATGTAGTGTACTTTAGTCTGAAATTCCCACTTTGAATTATTAGCTTATTTATTTCAAACAGGGAAATTTGTCATATCATTCCTGCCCACAAGACTATTAAAATATACCCAAACACTGGCTGTAAGCAAGCATCCTCTAACCTCTGCTAATTGTCTAAAACTCACAGGTCACTCCACTGGAATCAAGAAAATTACTTTTGGCTTAAGAACACTCTTAAAACATAAAGAATCATATTAGAAACGAGTCAAAGAAATCTCCGATTTTTGCAGCATGTCAATCTAAATTCTGTGATAAAGCAGTTCAAACTGAGGAAGAAAACTCAGTATTGCAGTTTGAGGTTGTTGGGTTCGCTCTTCCTGTCATCTTTaaatccagagagagagaaaaagcctGTGGTTAGATCAAAGTATTTGTCATTCCAGTGAAACCAGATATAGCATCTCTTAGCAACAGCACTCTAGATTTGGTTGTGCTAAATGTCTTTGGATCAGACTTGAGTTACTGGGGAATATATGCAGGCTAGTTGGGGTGTGACTGGCCCAGAATGTGGCGAGGAATGTAAACACACCAATTATTCTGGTGGTTAAATGTTGACCCTTTTATGACCCTGTGATCTCAGCTGCACCATGttgacagtatgtgtgtgtacatgtatgtgtgcgCATTGATTTTTCTGCTTCCATTACACCTTTGATATTTGGCCCTCTTCCCttctttattgatttatctCCCTGTTTTTCCCCGTACTGCCCTCTGTAGGAAGAGACAGAAACCTCTCACGTGGAGAGTATCGACCTTCAGTGCTGGGTAAGTCCTCAAAATGCATAAATCATCTTACATCTCCAACATGGAGACTTCAACTATTTTTAAATAGCTTTAGccaacccctctctctctttctaatGCCTCTCCTCTCCTAGGAACCTGTCTTTGCCTCTGTCTATTCTAGCAGTACGCCCCAATATATCATGTGTTTCAATCAGGTAATTGTTGAAACCGGTGCATGGCAGATTAATTGTTGCTTACGGTTTGCAGTTTTCCTGTCTGCAgtgaagaatttttttttttgtcattgcacACATTCAGGTGGCTGTGATTTTTATTTCTGATGTGTGAAGTTTCACTCACACTAACGAGTCACCTGCACGGTGTTTTATAACACTGTTTCTGTTACTTCTGCACTCTTATCCTTCCAGTTCTCCACCTTCACAAGTGGTACCCAAACTTTCTTTCTGTCATGCCCCTTCCTTTGGGAACCAGAAAAATGTCATGCCTCCCCCTACCTCCCTCCCTGATGTGTAAATTGTGTAAAGAACTGCTAACAATACAGGGAAGCTAGTAACAAAAGGAGCAAAGTTGAGTTTTACTGAAATAAcatcattattaacattatcaagaacatgaaaaaagaagtgaaaaattCTGGTCAAACTTAACCCAAACTGCCACACTCTATTCGAAGATGCTTCTTCGCATTTTTCAACTTGACTGCTGTGGTTGCTCGATGAAAATTGCCTGTTTACCGTGTCAAGATATCTGTGCATTTTGTACTTCccatgttgttttctgtctgctaACCTGAAACTTGACAGCTTTGCCATCATCCcggcactgtttttttttgtttatctttgtcAAATGAATCAGATTCATTCAACTTTTCAACCGCTCTAAACTATTACCCCTGGTCATGCGCTACTCTCCTGCAAATCCACAACGTTCCTCCTAGGTGTTTCCGACTTTCCTACATTGAGGAAGTCACATGTGATCTTATTATtcctacatttttttcattacatcCACAGACCAGCCTGTCCTTTGAGGCACAAGAAGTCTGCTCTCCTACCAAGAACCAGAATCAGCCTCAGTGGAGACAAAAGGTGACATATGATGGCCTTTTcatctttggatttttttctatatttttgatatttaaatcCACAGAGGAGCCCATCTGTATCTTAACCGGCTATCTCTCTGGCTATGTAGGCTAAGGAGGTGGAGGATGAGCAGCCTCAGATGGTTGAAACTGAAGAAACGAACACACAGCAGGAAATGAAAGAGCAGGAGACTGAATGCATGGCCAAGAGAAGTGAGTTAACTCGCTCTTGCTTACTCTCTTGCATTCTCATACTCTCTGAATATTTGAACTCAACTCTGGAAGGTTTTTGTTGGCCTCTCTGACTCTTTCCCTTTGTGTTTACGACCTGTTAGGTCTTGGGTCTCCAGAATCAGACAGAAACGACGCCTCCCATAGCAAGAGACACTTCACTGAAGCTCCAACATGCACAGCTGATGGTTAGAGCAGTTCATATATACTAACTGTATTCAGACTTTCCCTTATGTGTCTCTctaaactgtttgttttgtctgcttaACAGAGATCTCTGTGCAGCCATTGATGGAGTTTGAAGGTAAAATATAAACTAAGCTTGGAAATCATCATTCAAAGGCTAATTGATACTTTTACAATCTTTTAAGTTTCCTGTCCCGTCCTCCCCAGCTGCTCCGCAGAGCGCTCCACTCTCTGTAGCTACACAGGAAGTGAAGGAGGTGACGCCTGCGGATGAATCGAACACGTACGATGGAGGTCTCGACAGCGAGCAGTCGCCTCCCTCCACCTGCGCACCCCCACCCTGCGGAGATGCTGCCGCCACAGAGAATGAGCAGGACCTGGATGTCCTCTGCcagaccaacacacacatgtgagcCTGATTTTACTAAAGATTTTATGATTATTAGCCTTTGATATCGCTTTAATATCTAAAATATTCAAGGAAGTGGTGGAGAAAAGATGCACCCACCTCGCTGACAGACACAGGGCTAGTATGCTTCATATTTGTAAGAAATTATCTTAAGAACGGTCCTAATCTTTGACTAATGAGCCAAAGATGTCTTAAAATCTAGGAGTaacttttttaaagtttaagttTGGACTGGAGTGACTCCAAAGTGTTgtaaaataattacaattacttattattattattattatagactGCAATAATTAATTTGCCGGTCCAAAAACCCTCCTTGAATGCTGAATCAGCCAATTGCAAAACACCAAAGGCGATGTGTCATGATTAAACTCCTTTGAGAGACTTCTaaaataagatataagatatGATTATAGTTATATCAGAAACATTTGATGTGATACGTTGTTCAtattcatacaaataaaaatcataaatgaGTTAAAGAAGCACAGATTAACAATTTAAAGAGAACCATCAATGGAGGTATGACATAGTGTAATTAGtcatttctatattttctttttcattgttgttaaaattcatcaaattttttgtatttcatggCTCACTCACTATAATAATTATTCCACTTTTTATAATTGATTTAGATATAGAACATGTGAGCATTTCATTGTATTCAAGCAGAATCTATAATATCATAAATTGGATGACTCAAACTTATTGATGTTGTACAGGTTTTGGCACAAATCTTCTTTATCAACTTGTCATCATGCTTCCAAACTATCTTTTTCttgttggagtgtgtgtgtcctaaTTTCATAACTGTCCTGAAAATGATTGATGACGCTTACtgtaatttcaattaaaaaagcaaaattacTTCCTTTTTGTGCATTTAACACCACATTTAATACATACTAGCCCTGATCACAGTGACCTCAAGtagtaatttattttattgtgtacaCATAATCATTTGTTATTAAATATAGTAACTAAAATTTAAAGTTATTTAtcatctgtttgtgtgcagactGACATCAGCAGTAGCAGAGCACAGGCGGTCGGTGCGTCCGTCCCGTCGGACTCAGGGCTCCAGAAACCCTCTGCGGGCTCTGGCAGCCAGGGAGGACATCACGCAGGACTACATGGGGGAGAGGGGCAACACTGAGGAAAGGATCCAAGCAGAGAAGAGTCAGTTTGAAtatttctctcctttcttttctctcactttgtctTTCCTCTCGGTTAGCCTCATCTTGCGTTTGTTCCTCCCTGCAGAGTCTAAGAACTCCTCCGTGGCAGATTCACATCTCGCCAGGTCAGAAGACTCAGATGCTGCCCAGTCTTACCCTCCCTTCAGCAACCTGATGCTCATGCATATCAAAGGTCAGAAAAGATTTGGTTCATCCGTGTCCGCGTGACGTTCTCTTTGTGCTCAGGTGTTTATATTAACTAGCGCCTGTGGTGACAGGTAGGCGGCATGTCCAGGTCCGTCTGGTGGAGCCCTCGGTGCGGTCGCTGAACAGTGGAGACTGCTTCCTGCTGGTTACTCCGGAGCTTTGCATCGTGTGGAGCGGAGAGTTTGCCAGCGAGCAAGAAAAATCCAAGGTACCGAGGAGGACAGAAACATACTGTGATGATCTAGTTTTTATTCATGACAGTCTTGTTAGAATAAAATTACACCAGGGTTTAAATTTAGTGTCACATGCCAACgtgccatgaaatttacataaaaCCCTGGAGAGGATTCTCTCTAGAGATTTAAACTGGTGAAGATATTGTAATTATTTCATAAATATTCCGTTTTTTAATTTCATGCCACAAAATTGATAAAATGGCATCAAATATGACACTCGATTCCGCGAGGAGGACTGTGTGCATGAAATTCATTTTGAGTAGCagtataatacattttttccGGAGGTAATACGGCTGGTACTGatattttgtgatgttttctgcTCTCAGTTCACACAATCAACAACATCTTTGTCCTTCCTCTGTTACAAACGCAGGGTTTGATACGTTTTGTTACGATGGATTACCTAAACTCTGCATGTTCTCACTACTTCCACCTCACTGTGTTCTGATCACTTTGTCATGTTGGAGGAATAAAATTTAGATGAAAAATGGtttcagtattttacaaatttgtTTCAGGTTTgcacagaaacatatttttcttctatGACACATTCAATGAAGATATACAACACCTATTTAAATTGCATTCTGGGATTCATTAATTCACTTTAAAAGAATTCCCTGGTAGTAAAACTCTCTTTTCCCTTGAAGTTCCTGTAGTCAGAATACATTTTTAGTAACAGTGTTTCAAGTATTCTCTTTCCACTCGATCCCATATGACTGTTTTGTAGCAGTATTACGActttaggttttgtttttcaggcctCGGAGCTGGCGTCGTTCATCCAGAGCCAGAAGGACCTGGGCTGTCAGGCCTCCCAGGTGGTCCACCTAGAGGAAGGGCTGAACTCTGACAGCAGCCTGGCTGAAGACTTCTGGAGCCTTCTGGGAGGAAGGACACAatacagaggtcagaggttaaaATGTCTACTTTGTAAATGTCTCCCAGAAAGTAGATCTAAGTGACCACAAATCAGAGCAGCCATCCATTTGTACATTTACtattttgttaatatttgttgAATTTAGCTGATGTTCTTATTCactaaatgttatttataaTGTCTGTTTGCTGCTCCCCACAGGAGCGGGTGCACCAGAGGAGGATGAGCTCTATGAGCGCGGTGTGGTGGAGTCTAACTGtgtgtacagactggtggagaACAGACTGGTGCCCCATGAACAGGCCTGGGCCTCCATCCCCAGCATCTCCCTGCTGGGATCCAGTGAGGTATGTGGTCTCTTCTGGATTCTCCTGTTGCTTGATCATTTTTTACTGCAGGCTTTGTGTCGTTTCTCTTCTGCAGGattgtaatacacacacattgaagAAGTCCTAAAGGtgtgcatttactgtgtgtatttttgggtCCAGGCTCTGGTGTTTGATTTCGGCAGTGAAGTGTACCTGTGGCATGGACAGGATGTCTCCCTCAGCAGGAAGAACATTGCTCTCCAGCTGACTCACCAAGTGTGGGTCGGAGCGTATGACTACAGCAACTGTCGAGTCAACCCACTGGATCCCACACAATGTAACCCGAGCATACAGCTGTAAGTCCACACTGCAGGCAATGAAACGATTAAAGCTTTCAGCCTGTactaaacaaagaaaaataacaacagatactgtagatATTAATCCACATTACAGAAATGACAGAGTACAGCTGTGAATGCTCtctaaatacatttaacatttagctAGTAAAATCAAAGCGATGGATGTAATTCCTCACTAGACACAAGTGAACCCTAGGATACAACATTAAGTTTACTGTGCATGCAGCAAAAACCCCAGACGTCTGCTGCAGGTCTTTAGTGCacactgtaaaaccaaaacaaatgcCTTGTAACATGCTGCACACGGAGAAACCCCAGCATACAGCATTGTGTCCAAATGACTGCTGTAAAATCTGTAATTCTGTAAAATGCTGTAAAATCCCAGCATGATGTTGGAAAGTCCACACTACGCAGTCAGAGTGAGAACTAACATTAAGGTCTACTCTACGCCTGTAGTCTGCAATACCCATACGTTCATATGTGATTGTTCAATATGTCTTCTTCTGGTTTTATGACATTTTGATAACTTACCTTTTTATTTGGTCCGCAGGAGGGGAGAGGGGCGTCCCAGCTGGGCGCTGTTGGGCTGCATCTTAGAGCACAACGAGACAGCTCTGTTCAAAGAGAAGTTCCTGGATTGGACGGGCAGAAGTGGAGACATGGAGGAAACTGTCCCAGTGAAGGATGAGACACAGGTTAATTTCACTATTTAACAGCTCAAAGTCATGCTGCTGCACGCACAATTTTCAGAGATGGATGCACACAGTAATTATAATTTATCTGAGTGTTGATTGGCTCGTTGATTGATACCGGTGACTAAGCAGTTATTCCATCACGTCTGGATATATCTGGATTTGAAAATTCACCTCCCAGACATTACTCTGTTTTGGAACATTGAAGAAATGTGACTGGCATAAAATCCGTCTTGGAAAGCCAGTAGCGTGTGTAGAAGAAGTTTGATTGACACTTCTTACTTTTTGCAATACAGATCAGCTAGCAAGGTCAAATATTGGAATGGCACATTGCATCTCGgagaacatttgtttttctttttctctcactctggtTGTAAACAATGCAATCTCACTCCAAGATATTTCCCCTGCAGCTTAAGTAGCAGAGACTTTTTCCACAGTCTAAACATGAGCAGTTAATGTCAGGTTTTTCCGTCAGTTactcaaaaacacaatttttttaGGGTACTTTATATTGATGGTCAAAACCCAAACAAGGAGAAACCCATTGCAGAGAAGCTGTTTCTTCACTGGGAGTAAACAAAATAGACCAGAATGCAGTGCAACCATAAgacatgttgtgttttgaagAACAGAGCCTAACTGAAAGCCTCCTCTCACCCTTTGTCCGCTGTCCGTCTCTGCACAGCTCATCCCAGTTCAGTCTTCCCCGCCTGTCTCCCCGTCATCAGACCTTCTGAGCCCCTGTGACGCCAAGGTTCTAGTGTCCAGCCAGTCGCTGGAAGGGGACGGCTTGGTCCATAACGTGCTGGCCGGCGTCGATGTCCAGAGGGGTCATGGGGTCATCACACTGGAGGAGGGACACCAGATCAAGCTTGAAACGGCTTCCGTGGACACATGGCACGTCCAGGAGTTTGATGACAGTGAAATTCCTGTAGAGAGCACAGGACAACTTTATGAGGGAGACTCTTACGTCATCCGCTGGACATACAGCATCAGCACTGTTGGTCAGTGACAttcacacatcatcatcatcatcacatcataCCCTACCTTCCCAATGAGAGCTTATTCTAAATCTACATGTAAATTGATGTTTCTtatgatgatttgttttttcttatctgCTGTAGATAAGATTAACAGCCCCGATGATTGTAGCAAGGACCctggacaaaaagaaaacactgttttcTTCCTTTGGCGAGGCCGTCACTCCACTGTCAGTGGGCGGGACACCGCTGCTTTTCTGTCCATTGGGATGAACAACCATGAAGAGTCCCAGGTAAGCGCATCACCTTCAAAATGGATCATCAGCTCTTACTGTACAAACAAGTACAGCCTGAAGTAATAACActctaaaacaaacatttttcatatcaATAATTTGTTACCATTTCCACAGACTGTGCAGACTCCAAGTacaataaaatagagaaaaattacacagacatgaaaaattagAATATTGAAAAGTGCATATTTAGGcaaaagaaaataagcaaaCCAAAGGGCAAGAGCAAAAGTATGTACAATGCTGTAAGTAGTAGAATTTAAGTAAGTCATTAAAAAGTGGATACAGAACATTAGACACAGAGCAATATGATACATGAAAAAACCAAATGAAGTGTGAAAAAGGATATTGTAAAGAATAAAAGTATAAAGGGAAAACAGCGTGCAGTGTAAAGTTGCTCTGAGACTTTGTAAGTCCtctcatctttttccttttacagcTGAACCATCTAAAACATCTTACAGCTTATTGCAACAATAACGTAACACTCAAAGGAACCATTCTTTAAAATAAGAACTCTCACTTGAGTACACTTTTTTCTGCGAATGTATGTCTATGcttctgtaaaaatgttgaatggAGGACTtttattgatacttttactgaGAGAATGGATTTTTATGCTTTTGTCCATAGCTGAGTTATAAAACCTAGAACTTTATCCTGACATTTTCAGTGCTTCTCTAGCAGGACTGGTGTTATTTAcagcctgtgtgtttgttttgttgttcctGAAGGTGGTGGTTCCTCAGGGAAAGGAACCTGCTTGTTTCCTGCAGCTTTTCCAGGGAGGCCTGGTCATTCACAAGGGCAAGCGAGAGGAGGCCTCTACTAATGCAGGCACAGGtatggtgtttttttcccctcttcttgCATCtaattttcctccttttttcatGTAAGTTCTTTCAAATATTCCTATGTTTTTGCTGAGCAGAGTGGCGGTTGTTCTGTGTGCGAGGGGAGCTCCCAGAAGAGGGCTCGCTGTTAGAAGTGGATTGCTGCTGTGCAGGTCTGAGGTCTAGAGGCTCTGTTGTCCTGCTCAACAGCCAGCAGGAGGTGCTGTACCTCTGGACTGGCTGTAAAGCTCAGAGTAGCTCTAAAGAGGTTGCCAAGAGGGTAGTGGAGCATCTTACTGAAATGTAAGTTTCatactctggatggcatttcAACAGACTTTAGCATCCAGTGATAATTTCAGCATTCAAAGATGAAATAATTTCCCAGCCTGTAAAATTGtgcatgtggtgtgtgtttgtgtgtgtgtgttaggtgtCCACCAGAGTTGGGTCTCAGTAAAAGCAGCCCTGTGAAGGTGCAGGTAGTTGAGGAAGGTTCAGAGCCTGCAGACTTCTGGACAGCACTGGGACAGATGGACAGGAAAGCCTATGACTGCATGCTGCAAGGTACATGACTACACACACTTTTAGTTCTGTCCACACAGGATACTTTCAACAAGCCTGTGACGTTTAAGTTCATAGTAAAAAGCTACACATCTGTCCTCCGTCAGATCCAGGTAAATATAACTTCACACCTCGTCTCTTCCATCTGAGTGCCTCTTCTGGGAGCTTCAAGGccgaggagctgcagagtctaaCACGGCTGCCGGGGCTCGTGATGGCAATGCCCTTTGTCCAGGAGAGCCTGTACGATGTACCACAGCCAGGTGAGAGCAGAATCAATActatttttagttgttttttttaagcatttaaaGCAGTAAACCTTTCTGCTTTTCAATTTATAAAGACTGCACAtgaaaaagtatgaaaaataaaatttagaGACACATGAATTTGTCTCAGAAAGTAAATTTTGGCTTTTAAGAATTGATTTAAAAAGACTGAATTGTACATTAGGGGCTTAATACTTCAACATATCAAAGTACATGCAGTAATacattgcatgtttttttcatattttcactgaaaaacttTTCATACTTTCATACTACAGAcccaaaacatttttctttgatgTATTCTTTTCTATATTCAACATTTACTTTGCCttatcctgtttttttccttctgctAGAACCCAAATATCCCACAGGAACTATAAAGTCAAACTGAATCTAATGTTAATTTAATCTAACTCCACTTATTGTCTAATATATCCCGAATCTTTCTTCTCTGTCCGCACAGCCTTGTTCCTGCTTGACAACCGTCTAGAGGTCTATCTGTGGCAGAGGGGTCAGCCTGAGCAGACAGAGAGCTCTGCTTCGGCCTGGAGCCGCTGGCATAACGAGAGGCGGTGTGCCATGCAAACGGCGCTGCAGTACTGCAAAGGTAAAAAGGAGGCTGTTGGTTTGGAAATAAAGGCATTGCTGGTTTGCTGATATGTTTAAAAttgtgctgttttctctctgtattcCAGAGATGAACCCACGACGCCCACCGCAGGCCTACCTCATCTTTGAGGGGTCTGAACCTCTCACCTTCACTAATGTCTTCCCTTGCTGGGAGAGGAGCCTGGGACCCCACACACAGGTAGAGTACGAGCAGTGTCAGTTTATTATTTAACACAAGGCTAGATGTTGTGTAGTCCTgttgcatatgtgtatgtgtgcatatgagaAACAACACTCGGAGAGTCACAAGATCACAGACAGATATTCTTTTACaagtatttattaatgtttgCTCACCACATCAGCATGATAGATGTTCCTCACTGGCCACAGCtgcatacattttattttttatgaactAATTCTTCATCTGAATGCAGGAATGTATCCCAGATTTACCCTTATCACTAAATAGGTACAAGGCATCACTGTGGTCTAAAGGGCATTCACTCCTAAAAGAGTTTCATTAGTCTAGATTAAGGCTGCGACATTGAAAATAATTCAACTTGTCTGCCAGAAAACCTGAAGTGGAGTTGTCATGCTCTCAGATGGATCATATTTTTTAGAGAGAGTTTGTAAGAGTTGGCAAGAATAAAAGTCTGGGTGGACTCACTTAATCTTTGTCAGGTCATTTTTTGGAATACTGATACCAAATAGTAGTAATAAGTCTATGATACGTGGAATATTTCCCATTTTGCAGTCCAATAATCAATACAATCACATCTGACtcttccctgtgtgtgtgtgtgtctcagggcGACGCAGGGCGGGTGAAGCTGACCTTGGTGCAGGACGCCCTGGCCCAGCTCATGAAGACCCAGTACCCTCTGGAGGAGCTGCTGCGAAGCCCCTTGCCTGAAGGAGTGGACCCCCAGCACCTGGAGGTCTACCTGTCTGACCAGGACTTCCAGGTAGACTTGATAGGATCAGCAGCATGCAGTGGCGTCTTTCATCCAGCAGGCCGCAGTGTTCACCAGATTTTACTAATGAAAACTGATATGTTTATAATCTGAAGATAATTTATGAGAATAAGTTTTGTCTAAActttcatattaacatttttattctatttatgaATTCATTCCTACATCGTGTCCTCCGTGAATAAATCACTGCAATTATGTTTCAGACTATTTTGGAAATGAAGAGAGATGAATATGCCTCCCTCCCAGACTGGAAGCAGATTGATCTGAAGAAAAGCAAAGGGCTGCTTTTCTAGACAGCGATAACAAGCGGAGGCTGACTGACGCGCTGTAGCAGggacttcctcctcctctgccaaGAAGGGATGACGGCAGGGGGATATTAGCACCATGCTGTTGCACAAAGGACTGCTCACAACgtaataaaaagaagaaaaattcacttttatttatgtcaAATTAGTATGAGTGTGTGGACTTTTTAATCGGACATGGATTTCTCCGTAGCTATTgttcagagcaaaaaaaaaaaaaaacaaaaaaaaaaaacacaaagcacattttcctatgaaacattttctctgtacaAATCAGTGAAAGATATAAAGAAAAGGTgtgtggggaaaaaaggaagaacGTCAGTAACAAACTGTGGGATAAGGGATGAGAACATAAGAGtgcttacaaaaaaaaagatcaattctaataaacaatgtaaacaagaaaaaaaaaaataaaaggctaACCACTTTCTAAATGTTTCCTCCTCGATCGATATATTTCCATCGAAACATCTTTAAActttgacagaaaaagaaaaactgctgcTTTGCCAAAATCTTAAAACAAGCGTGTTTGACGGCAAAAATCTATGCTGTGTATTTTACAGTCGTGTGTCATATGATGttatgatgtgtttatttgtctgcCAGCCTTGTGTGCCATGGTCAATGTAGCTGGAGCCCATGTGTTCACTCTGACTGTGGTTAATGCCTTATTAGGACTCCTTGGAGGTTTACTATTAGCTATGCATGGGGGAGCAGGTAGACATGCTCCAATAACATCCCTCTGGCCCAAAACAACACGCTAATTCTGCTTCACCTCAACCAACACACTGTTCAAAACATCCTTCTGACACGCCAATATACAAAGACATAATGTACTCTCAAATAGTGACTCTCTGACAGGAAATCAACTGTGTAACACGAATATTCTTAACAGCTAATGGTGATGTACTTAAAATGTCTTGGTCTACTTtgatatttgtgtatttttcatatTCCTGGCATCATGTA
The genomic region above belongs to Thunnus albacares chromosome 17, fThuAlb1.1, whole genome shotgun sequence and contains:
- the svilc gene encoding supervillin, whose protein sequence is MDAMENPVLEPRSERIARYKAERRRELAERFGNMEELPSKWVRRDGKEVHDPATQPHKEMSNSEGTMSLSERINGRTRKVTNGLEAETSAESDYLRRQGSRDSASMLSGEGHLVPHGLDAPQLHTRVSVGQLRSALLQQTGSGAQPEKVCSDAGRATSSLDLAVKPGPEGGRRRTRRYLPGGSGGGRKTSERFRTQPITANEMEESSGLLDEEEEENSKADVKTDDRAKMSVAAKMSLFKELEKSAAPEASDFLKPRSGSVSHERRVRRGNEHRFLTQPITCEEMVAISAPNPAPPVEAQSEQSEQAESAEDGDENCKLSMSEKLALFNKLSLPGRQGGGHTDGPPERRRQKGARYRTQPITVEEVSLLQKGPVQLPAFCLSPHLSDRQQASSVNLKPSEVRLSQPRPDTGPGPGEPSPTQQGLQRYDSEPGLRGILKKSRSGGPEWSMTESSKMDAPFSHEQNGGGCGEAEIQGRMEGSEMQEISAAPRRERREASGVEGGSLTAAPWRQRARARRETIACTPIRASSEQDAPKEERSCRVKTEEQPVSSVEHSSDLTGRVQQEEEQESARMRNEETTKSTGHVQVTLVDGTTKLHETINSSSNKEETETSHVESIDLQCWEPVFASVYSSSTPQYIMCFNQTSLSFEAQEVCSPTKNQNQPQWRQKAKEVEDEQPQMVETEETNTQQEMKEQETECMAKRSLGSPESDRNDASHSKRHFTEAPTCTADEISVQPLMEFEAAPQSAPLSVATQEVKEVTPADESNTYDGGLDSEQSPPSTCAPPPCGDAAATENEQDLDVLCQTNTHILTSAVAEHRRSVRPSRRTQGSRNPLRALAAREDITQDYMGERGNTEERIQAEKKSKNSSVADSHLARSEDSDAAQSYPPFSNLMLMHIKGRRHVQVRLVEPSVRSLNSGDCFLLVTPELCIVWSGEFASEQEKSKASELASFIQSQKDLGCQASQVVHLEEGLNSDSSLAEDFWSLLGGRTQYRGAGAPEEDELYERGVVESNCVYRLVENRLVPHEQAWASIPSISLLGSSEALVFDFGSEVYLWHGQDVSLSRKNIALQLTHQVWVGAYDYSNCRVNPLDPTQCNPSIQLRGEGRPSWALLGCILEHNETALFKEKFLDWTGRSGDMEETVPVKDETQLIPVQSSPPVSPSSDLLSPCDAKVLVSSQSLEGDGLVHNVLAGVDVQRGHGVITLEEGHQIKLETASVDTWHVQEFDDSEIPVESTGQLYEGDSYVIRWTYSISTVDKINSPDDCSKDPGQKENTVFFLWRGRHSTVSGRDTAAFLSIGMNNHEESQVVVPQGKEPACFLQLFQGGLVIHKGKREEASTNAGTEWRLFCVRGELPEEGSLLEVDCCCAGLRSRGSVVLLNSQQEVLYLWTGCKAQSSSKEVAKRVVEHLTEMCPPELGLSKSSPVKVQVVEEGSEPADFWTALGQMDRKAYDCMLQDPGKYNFTPRLFHLSASSGSFKAEELQSLTRLPGLVMAMPFVQESLYDVPQPALFLLDNRLEVYLWQRGQPEQTESSASAWSRWHNERRCAMQTALQYCKEMNPRRPPQAYLIFEGSEPLTFTNVFPCWERSLGPHTQGDAGRVKLTLVQDALAQLMKTQYPLEELLRSPLPEGVDPQHLEVYLSDQDFQTILEMKRDEYASLPDWKQIDLKKSKGLLF